GCGACGCCCTTGCCGACGACGACGTGCCGGTGCTGCGCGAGATGGTGGCCGAGGCGCTGCCCGGACGCCGCGTCCTCACCCTGTCGGCCGTCTCGGGCCAGGGCGTGACGCCCCTGCTGCGTGCGGCCTGGACCATGATCCGCGCGCGTCGCGGCGACGAAGCCGACACCGCCGCCGAGCTCGTGTCCGGCCATGGCTAGCCGCGCCCGCCGCATCGTCGTCAAGATCGGCTCCGCCCTGCTGGTCGACGACCAGGGCCGCGGCGCGCCGCTGATCCGTCGGACCTGGCTGGAGGCGCTGGCCGACGACGTCGCCGCGCTGCACGCCGACGGCGCCGACGTGCTGATCGTCTCGTCCGGCGCGATCGCGGTCGGCCGTGGGCCGCTCGGCCTGGCCCGCTCGCAGGTGCGGCGTGCGCTGACCCTGGAGGAAAAGCAGGCCTCGGCCGCGACCGGCCAGATCCGGCTGGCCCACGCCTATCAGGATGCGCTGGCCCGCCACAGCATCGTCGTTGCCCAGCTGCTGCTGACCTTCGACGATACCGAGCGCCGCCGCCGCCACCTGAACGCGCGCGGCACCGTCGCGGCGCTGCTGAAGCGGCGGGTGGTGCCGGTGATCAACGAGAACGACACGGTCGCCACCGAGGAGATTCGCTTCGGCGACAACGACCGGCTGGCCGCGCGGGTGGCGCAGATGGCCAGCGCGGACACCCTGATCCTGCTGTCGGACATCGACGGCCTGTACGAGCGCGACCCGAATGCCGATCCGCTGGCGCCGTTCGTGCCCGAGGTCGGCGAGATCACGCCGCGGATCGAGGCGATGGCCGGCGCCGCGCGGCCCGGCTATTCCTCCGGCGGCATGGTCACCAAGCTGGCGGCGGCCAAGATCGCGATGGCGGCCGGCTGTCGGATGGCCATTGCCGACGGCCGGGCCGACCATGCGCTGGCCCGGGTGATGGCCGGCAGCCGCTGCACCTGGTTCGTGCCCAGCCAGACGCCGCTGACGGCGCGCAAGCAGTGGATCGCCGGCAGCCTGAAGCCCGTCGGCACGCTGGTGGTCGACGCCGGCGCGGCGCAGGCGCTGCGCGCCGGACGCAGCCTGCTGCCGGCCGGCGTGGTCGCGGTCGAGGGCCGGTTCGAGCGCGGCGACCCGGTGGTGGTGCGCGAGGGCGGCGGTGCCGAGATCGCCCGCGGCCTGGTCGCCTACGATGCCGACGACGCCCGCCGGATCATCGGCCACAGGTCCGCCGACATCGAGGAGGTGCTCGGTTTCCGCGGCCGGGCCGAACTGGTCCATCGCGACGACCTCGTCGTCACCGCGTCGGCGGCACCGGCGGTCCGCGTCGGCGCGTGAGGCCCGCCATCAGGCTGCTGCCCGGCCTGGTCGCCGATGCCGTGGCGACCGCCGCGGTGCGCGGCGTCGCCGGCACGGTGCTGGCGTGGCGGCGTGCGGCGGCATGGTGGCAGGCGGAGATCGGCCGCCATGTGGCGCCGGCGGTGTGGGCAGCGCTGGCGCTGACGGTGGTCGCCATCCTGGCCATCGACCGGCCGGTCGCGGAAGCCGTGCGCCAGATCGACCCGGACCTGCGCGCCGTGCTGGAGGTCGTCACCCAGCTCGGCGATTCGGCCGGCTATATCGTCGGCGGCATCGTGCTGGCGCTGGTACTCTGGGTGGTTGAACGGGCGCGCCCGGACCTTGGCGCGCGCTGGCGGCTGGCGCTGTGGTCGCGCCGCTCGGCCTATTTCGCCGCCTGCGTCGTGGTCAGCGGCCTCGCCTCGATCCTGCTCAAGATCGTGTTCGGGCGGCCGCGGCCGCGGATGTGGTTCGGCGAGGAGCTGTTCGCCTTCCATCCGTTCACCATCGACACCTCGTCGGACTTCGCATCGATCCCGTCCGGCCATTCCACCACCATCTGGTCGGTGGCGGTGGCGTTGCTGGTGCTGTTCGGCGTTCGCCGCGTCGGCTGGGCGGTGGTGCCGGTCGCGCTCGCCGTCTCCGCCACCCGCGTCCTGCTGACCGACCATTTCGTCGGCGACGTCATCGCCGGCGCCGCCCTCGGCGGGCTCACCGCCGTCCTGCTCGCCCCGCCGTTCCGCGTCGGCCGCGGCCGGAACTGAACCGGCGCGGCTACGCCACCGCCGCCGTGGCCGGTTGCTTCAGCCAGTCCAGGGCTTCGCCCAGCACGGCGGCAAGCCCTGCGGTATCGTGTTTCTGCAGGTCGTCGGTCATCACCTTGCCGTCGACGATGACGATCAGCGCCACCCGCGGCACGCCGCGCAGCGTTCGCGAGAAGATCAGGGTCAGGCCGCGGCCGACCAGCAGGGTCCTGTCGATTCGCGGCGCGAAGGTGATCAGGTCGCGGATCCGGCGCAGCGGGCCCGGCTGGTAGGAAAGCTCGGTCATCAGCCTGTCGTTGGCGGGCAACGGAATGGGCTCCGCCGGCCGGCCGCGCGAGGCTATCCAGGCTGCGGCCTGGCGTGCGGCGACATGCAGCCGCGCCGCACAGGCACGCTCGACGCGGATCGTGACCGCATCGCGGAACAGCGCCAGCCGGATCACCAGGCTGCGCCGGCCGTCCGGCGCCTCGTGGCAGTGCACCTCCAGCACGTTGGGCACGCGCCCGGTGTGGACGATGATCCCCTTGGGGATCGCGGTCAGGGTCTCAAAGGGCTGCAGGTCGGACGCCACGGATCTCGCCTTCTCGGTTCGGCCGGACGTCCAGCATGGGCAGGACCGCTTAGCGTTCGGTAAGCGGGCGGCGTTAGTGCGGGCGCACGCGGCCGGCCAGCGCCTCCGGCGCCGGCCCGCCGGTGGCCCAGTCCAGTAGCTCGACCGTGTGCACCACCGGCAGGCCGGTGCCGCTGCCGATCTGGGTCATGCAGCCCAGGTTGCCGGCGGCGATCACGTCCGGCTGCAGCCGCTCCAGGTTCGCCACCTTGCGGTCGCGCAGGCGGCTGGCGATCGCCGGCTGCAGCAGGTTGTAGGTGCCCGCCGAACCGCAGCAGATGTGCGATTCCGTGGCCTCGCGCACCTCGAAGCCGGCCTGCTTCAGCAGCGCCTTCGGCGCCTCGCGCACCTGCTGGCCATGCTGCAGCGAGCAGGCGGCGTGATAGGCGACGGTCAGCGCCGGCCGGCCGTCGGCCATGCCGGCCAGCCCCAGCTCGGCGACGAACTCGGTGATGTCGCGGGTCAGCGCCGAGACCGTTGCGGCGATGCCGGCATAAGCGGGCTCGTTGCGGAACATGAAGCCGTAGTCCTTCACGGTCGTGCCGCAGCCGGAGATGTTGATCACGATCGCGTCCAGGCCGGCCCCGTCGATCTCCGCCGCCCAGGCATCCAGGTTGCGCCGCGCCAGCGCATAGGCCTGCGCTTCCTTGCCCATGTGATGGACCAGCGCGCCGCAGCAGCCGGAGTTGCGCGCGATCACCACCTCGACCCCGTGCCGCGTCAGCAGGCGTACCGTCGCCTCGTTGATCGCCGGCGCCAGCACCTGGTTGGCGCAGCTGTGGATCAGCGCCACCCGCTTGCGGCGGGGCCCGACCGCCGGAAACACCTGCGGCGCGTCGACCGGCGACGGCGTCGGCAGGCGCGCCGGCGCCAGCGCCAGCATCGCCTTCACCCGCGGCCCCAGCGTCGGCCCCAGCAGGCGGCCGGCCAGACCGGTCAGCGGGCGGGCGAGACCGGCGGCGAGCAGCGCCGGCCGGAACCAGCGCGGCCGCACCAGCAGCCAGGCCAGCAGCGCGCGCAGCGCCCGGTCGTGCAACGGCCGCCGGAATGTCGCTTCCACATGGGCGCGGGCATGGTCGACCAGATGCATGTAGTGCACGCCGGACGGGCAGGTGGTCATGCACGACAGGCACGACAGGCAGCGGTCGATATGGCGGGCAACCTGGGCATTGGCCGGCCGGTCGTTCTCCAGCATGTCCTTGATCAGGTAGATACGGCCGCGCGGGCTGTCGAGCTCGTCGCCCAGCAGCACATAGGTCGGGCAGGTCGCGGTGCAGAATCCGCAATGCACGCATTTGCGCAGGATCTTTTCGGATTCCGCGATGTCCGGGTCGGCGAGCTGGGCGAGCGAGAAGTTGGTCTGCATGGTCAGAGTCCGGCCACCATCCGTCCCGGGTTGAACAGGCGCAGCGGATCGAACTGGTCCTTCAGCCGCTCCGCCAACGCCGCCAGCGCCGGCGGCTGCGGCTGGAATACCGGCACGGCGGCGCGGATCGCGGTCGGCGCGCGCACCAGCGTGGCGTGGCCTGAGCTGGCCTCGGCCGCAACCGCCGCGCGGACCGCCGCCGCCCCGCCGTCGTCCTGGCCCGAGACCGCCGCCCAGACCAGCCCGCCGGCCCAGTCGAAGAAGCAGCTGCAGTCCGCCCGCGCCGCGATCGCCGCCGCGACCGCCGGCCCCTGCGTCGGCGGTACGCTGAGCCGCCAGACCATGTCCCTGGCCGGGTCGGTGTGCGGCGGCGCCAGGTAATGCACGTCACGGACCTCGACCCACAACGTGCGCGAAGCCTCGTCGTCGAGGACGTCGACGGCACCGAACGTGGCGAGCTCGCCGGCCAGCGCGTCGACCCGGGCCGCGACCGAGGTCGGGAAGCCCTCGATGCGCAGCAGCGTCGCCGCGCCGGCGCCGCCCAGCACCGGCGAACGCCCGGCGATCTGCGGCGGCAGGTGGGCCGCGCCCGATACGTCGTGGCTGCTGTTCATGGCGGCGGCCAGCGCCCGCTGGCCGCGCACGGTGTCGAGGCCGTGCAGCAGCAGGGTCCGCGTCGTCTCCGGCGCCGGCAGGGCCTTCACCGACAAGGCGTCGAACGCGACCAGGGTGCCCCAGGCGCCGGCGACCAGCTTGCTGACGTCGTAGCCGGTGACGTTCTTCACCACGCGGCCACCGGCCTTGAACGGCGTGCCGCGGCCGCTGACGCCGCTGAAGCCGAGCAGGTGGTCGCGGCCGGCGCCGGCCCGGATGCGCCGCGGCCCGGCGAAATCCGCGCTCAACGCGCCCGCCAGCGTGCCGCCGCCGGCGCCGCCGCCGAGCAGCGGCCCGAGGTCCACCGGCTCGAAGGCGAACATCTGCCCGGCTTCCTCGAGGGCGGTGGCCAGTGCGCGCATCGGCGTCGCCGCGCCGCAGGTCAGCACCAGCTCGGCGGGGTCGTAGTCCTGGATGCCCGACAGCCGGTCCAGCGCCAGCACGGCGGCCGCCTGTACCGGGCGGCCGACCGTGCGCCGGGTGCCGGTGCCGACCAGCTCCAGCGGCTGGGTGCCGCCGACGGCCTCGGCGACGGCCTCGGCCAGCTCGGCCGGGGTGCCGGGGCGGAAGGATGCTGCGATCTGGGTCTCGGGCTCGGTCTCGGTCATCGGTCCTCGGTCCGGCGTCGACGGCTACGCGATCCTAGCGCGCCGGGCGCCGCTGGCGAGCGCCATTGCATGTAATCGCTTACCTGTCGCGCCGAAGCAAGCCGCCTGCGCGCCAGTCGGGAGCGAAAATCCCTTGCACAGCATAGGCTTATGGTTGACCGCCGGCCATCGGCCGTGGCACGCTCGGCCACGGGTCTGCGGCCGCCCTGGCCGGCACCGGCAAATGAGAACGAACCGGATGACAAAATCGGAACTCATTCAGCGGCTGGCACAGCGCAATCCGCACCTGTATCAGCGCGACGTCGAGCGGATCGTCAGCACGATCTTCGACGAGATCACCGAGGCGCTGGCGCGCGGCGATCGGGTCGAGCTGCGCGGCTTCGGCGCCTTCTCCGTCAAGCAGCGTGGCGCGCGCACCGGGCGCAACCCGCGCACCGGCGAATCCGTGGCGGTCGACGAAAAGAGCGTGCCGTTCTTCAAGACCGGCAAGGAACTGCGCGAGCGGCTGAACACCGACTGACCGCCGCGTCCCGGCCGCGACAACGCGGCCGGCCATGCCGGCTGACAAGCCGGGCGCGAAGTGCCAGTGTGCAGGGCATGAACCCGCAACCGCGACCGGGGCCGATGCCGTCATGATCCGATTCCTGCTCTGGCTGATCGTCGGCCTGCCGGTCGGCTTCGTGCTGGTCTCGCTGGCCGTTTCCTCGTCCGACGACGCCGCGCTGCGGGTGTGGCCGTTGGCCTATGAGCTGCGCGCGCCGGTCGGGCTGGTCGTGCTGGCCACGCTGATCGTCGCCTTCTTCGTCGGCATGGCCTGCGCCTGGCTGCTGGGCGGTCGCACGCGCCGCCGCCTGCGGACCCAGCGCCGGCAGATCGAGGACCTGCGCGACGAGATCGCCGCCACCCATGCGCGGCTGGGCCAGGCGATGGCCGGCCAACAGGGTGGCGCCAGCCAGCGGGCGCTGCCGCCGTCGAAGGCGGCCTGACGGCACAGGGACCGGCGCGGACCGATCATGCATCTGATCGATGCGCGCGCTGTCGCGGACATCCTGACCGAGGACGTGGCCCGGGCCGCGCTGGCGGACGCCTTCCGTGCCGGCGCGACCGAGGCGCCGCCCCGGCACGTGCACGATCTTGACGGCGGCACCTTGTTGCTGATGCCGGCATGGGACGTGCGCGCCGTCGGCGTGAAGCTGGTCACGGTGGTGCCCGGCAACGCCGCTCGCGGGCTGCCGGCGGTGCATGCGCAGTACCTGCTGTCGGACCGCGCGACCGGCCGGCCGCTGGCGCTGATCGACGGCGAGATGCTGACCCTGCGCCGTACCGCAGCCGCGTCCGCGCTGGCCTCCAGCTTTCTCAGCCGGCCGGACAGCCGCCACCTGGTGATGGTCGGCGCCGGCGCGCTGGCACCGCACGTGGTCGCGGCCCACTGCGCGGTGCGCCCGATCGCGCGGGTGACGATCTGGAACCGGACGGCTGAGCGGGCGCGGGCGCTGGCCGCCCGGCTCGACCGGCCGGGCCTGCATGTCGCCGTCGCCGACGACCTCGAGGCCGCGGTCCAGGCGGCGGACATCGTCAGCTGCGCCACGCTCAGCACGACGCCGCTGGTCCGCGGCGCCTGGCTCAGGCCCGGCACCCACCTCGACCTGATCGGCGGCTTCCGGCCCGACATGCGCGAGGTCGACGACGATGCGGTGGTGCGCTCCACCCTGTTCGTCGACACCCGACCGGGCGCGTTGGCCGAGGCCGGCGACCTGGTCCAGCCGATCGCCGCCGGCCTGATCGCGGCGACGGCGGTGCGGGCGGACCTCGCCGCGTTGTGCCGGGGAACGGCTGCCGGCCGGACCGGGCCGGCGGAGATCACGCTGTTCAAGTCGGTCGGCGCGGCGCTCGAGGACCTGGCGGCCGCCCTGGTCGTTCATGACCGCGTCGGAGGTTCGCATGGCGGTTGAGCATTGTGCGACGCTGGTGGTCGGCGGCGGGATCATGGGCCTTGCCGTCGCCTGGGCGCTGGTCCGGCGCGGCCAGCCGGTGACGGTGGTGGAGCAGGGCGCCATCCCCAACCCGCTGGGCTCGTCGGTCGACCGGCATCGGCTGATCCGCTACGCCTATGGCGCGGAGACCGGCTACATGCGCATGGTCGCCGACGCCTATCCGGCGTGGGAGCGGCTGTGGGTCGACCTCGGCGTGAGGCACTATGCCGAGACCGGCACGCTGATCCTCGAATCCGGCGGCGGCGACTGGGCGGCCCGCTCGGCGGCGGCGATGGCGGCCGACGGCCTGGCCGTCGAGGCGGTGTCGCCTGCCGCGGCGCACCACCGCTGGCCGATGCTGCGCGCCGACTTCCCGGGCGAGATCCACTATGCGCCGTCGGGCGGCGTGCTGTTCGCCGAGCCGATCGTGCGCGCGCTCGGCGCATGGCTGGACGCGCGGCCGGAGCTGGCGACCCTGGTGACGGCATCGCAGGTCGTTGCGGTCGACGCCGCCGGCGCGA
This Alphaproteobacteria bacterium DNA region includes the following protein-coding sequences:
- the proB gene encoding glutamate 5-kinase → MASRARRIVVKIGSALLVDDQGRGAPLIRRTWLEALADDVAALHADGADVLIVSSGAIAVGRGPLGLARSQVRRALTLEEKQASAATGQIRLAHAYQDALARHSIVVAQLLLTFDDTERRRRHLNARGTVAALLKRRVVPVINENDTVATEEIRFGDNDRLAARVAQMASADTLILLSDIDGLYERDPNADPLAPFVPEVGEITPRIEAMAGAARPGYSSGGMVTKLAAAKIAMAAGCRMAIADGRADHALARVMAGSRCTWFVPSQTPLTARKQWIAGSLKPVGTLVVDAGAAQALRAGRSLLPAGVVAVEGRFERGDPVVVREGGGAEIARGLVAYDADDARRIIGHRSADIEEVLGFRGRAELVHRDDLVVTASAAPAVRVGA
- a CDS encoding phosphatase PAP2 family protein, yielding MRPAIRLLPGLVADAVATAAVRGVAGTVLAWRRAAAWWQAEIGRHVAPAVWAALALTVVAILAIDRPVAEAVRQIDPDLRAVLEVVTQLGDSAGYIVGGIVLALVLWVVERARPDLGARWRLALWSRRSAYFAACVVVSGLASILLKIVFGRPRPRMWFGEELFAFHPFTIDTSSDFASIPSGHSTTIWSVAVALLVLFGVRRVGWAVVPVALAVSATRVLLTDHFVGDVIAGAALGGLTAVLLAPPFRVGRGRN
- the glcF gene encoding glycolate oxidase subunit GlcF, coding for MQTNFSLAQLADPDIAESEKILRKCVHCGFCTATCPTYVLLGDELDSPRGRIYLIKDMLENDRPANAQVARHIDRCLSCLSCMTTCPSGVHYMHLVDHARAHVEATFRRPLHDRALRALLAWLLVRPRWFRPALLAAGLARPLTGLAGRLLGPTLGPRVKAMLALAPARLPTPSPVDAPQVFPAVGPRRKRVALIHSCANQVLAPAINEATVRLLTRHGVEVVIARNSGCCGALVHHMGKEAQAYALARRNLDAWAAEIDGAGLDAIVINISGCGTTVKDYGFMFRNEPAYAGIAATVSALTRDITEFVAELGLAGMADGRPALTVAYHAACSLQHGQQVREAPKALLKQAGFEVREATESHICCGSAGTYNLLQPAIASRLRDRKVANLERLQPDVIAAGNLGCMTQIGSGTGLPVVHTVELLDWATGGPAPEALAGRVRPH
- a CDS encoding FAD-binding protein — translated: MTETEPETQIAASFRPGTPAELAEAVAEAVGGTQPLELVGTGTRRTVGRPVQAAAVLALDRLSGIQDYDPAELVLTCGAATPMRALATALEEAGQMFAFEPVDLGPLLGGGAGGGTLAGALSADFAGPRRIRAGAGRDHLLGFSGVSGRGTPFKAGGRVVKNVTGYDVSKLVAGAWGTLVAFDALSVKALPAPETTRTLLLHGLDTVRGQRALAAAMNSSHDVSGAAHLPPQIAGRSPVLGGAGAATLLRIEGFPTSVAARVDALAGELATFGAVDVLDDEASRTLWVEVRDVHYLAPPHTDPARDMVWRLSVPPTQGPAVAAAIAARADCSCFFDWAGGLVWAAVSGQDDGGAAAVRAAVAAEASSGHATLVRAPTAIRAAVPVFQPQPPALAALAERLKDQFDPLRLFNPGRMVAGL
- the ihfB gene encoding integration host factor subunit beta, with the protein product MTKSELIQRLAQRNPHLYQRDVERIVSTIFDEITEALARGDRVELRGFGAFSVKQRGARTGRNPRTGESVAVDEKSVPFFKTGKELRERLNTD
- a CDS encoding lipopolysaccharide assembly protein LapA domain-containing protein; translated protein: MIRFLLWLIVGLPVGFVLVSLAVSSSDDAALRVWPLAYELRAPVGLVVLATLIVAFFVGMACAWLLGGRTRRRLRTQRRQIEDLRDEIAATHARLGQAMAGQQGGASQRALPPSKAA
- a CDS encoding ornithine cyclodeaminase family protein, whose translation is MHLIDARAVADILTEDVARAALADAFRAGATEAPPRHVHDLDGGTLLLMPAWDVRAVGVKLVTVVPGNAARGLPAVHAQYLLSDRATGRPLALIDGEMLTLRRTAAASALASSFLSRPDSRHLVMVGAGALAPHVVAAHCAVRPIARVTIWNRTAERARALAARLDRPGLHVAVADDLEAAVQAADIVSCATLSTTPLVRGAWLRPGTHLDLIGGFRPDMREVDDDAVVRSTLFVDTRPGALAEAGDLVQPIAAGLIAATAVRADLAALCRGTAAGRTGPAEITLFKSVGAALEDLAAALVVHDRVGGSHGG